One Actinomycetota bacterium genomic window carries:
- a CDS encoding PadR family transcriptional regulator — MGQGPGPAGQRGHGIMHGGDRPCCRRAGGGGGGALVEPAALAALLNKGAHGYDLRREISEMTNGELEVDAGGLYRVLRRLEDDGFVSSAWVEGESGPQRRDYVLTVEGRELAEDWLAHLRERQRMAGLLADVISSALNVNQEKL, encoded by the coding sequence ATGGGCCAAGGACCCGGACCTGCGGGCCAGCGCGGGCACGGCATCATGCACGGTGGTGATCGTCCCTGCTGCCGACGAGCAGGAGGCGGGGGTGGTGGCGCGCTCGTCGAGCCGGCCGCGCTCGCCGCGCTGCTGAACAAGGGCGCACACGGCTATGACCTGCGTCGTGAGATCAGCGAGATGACGAACGGCGAGCTTGAGGTTGACGCGGGAGGTCTCTATCGCGTGCTGAGACGTTTGGAGGACGACGGGTTCGTCAGCTCGGCTTGGGTGGAAGGCGAGTCCGGCCCACAGCGCAGGGACTACGTGTTGACAGTGGAAGGTAGGGAGCTGGCCGAGGACTGGCTCGCGCACCTGCGTGAGCGGCAGCGCATGGCGGGTCTGCTCGCGGATGTCATCTCGTCGGCGCTCAACGTCAATCAAGAGAAGCTATGA
- a CDS encoding NifB/NifX family molybdenum-iron cluster-binding protein: protein MKVAVSALGPSLDDRVDERFGRAAYLIIVDDATLANEVIDNSANRDALQGAGLGAAEVVSEHGAAAVITGHLGPKAFNALRLAGVTGYNGTSMTVRSAIEEFKSGRLARLTEGEAQAGMS from the coding sequence ATGAAGGTGGCCGTCTCCGCACTCGGGCCATCGCTCGATGACCGCGTGGACGAACGTTTCGGCCGGGCCGCTTACCTGATCATCGTCGATGACGCCACGCTCGCGAACGAAGTGATTGACAACAGCGCCAATCGTGACGCCCTGCAGGGCGCAGGACTCGGGGCAGCTGAAGTCGTGAGCGAACACGGGGCGGCAGCGGTGATTACGGGCCACCTCGGTCCCAAGGCGTTCAACGCGCTGCGGCTCGCTGGGGTGACGGGCTACAACGGTACGAGCATGACCGTGCGAAGTGCGATCGAGGAGTTCAAGTCGGGTAGATTGGCTCGCCTCACTGAGGGCGAGGCCCAAGCCGGTATGTCCTGA
- a CDS encoding NifB/NifX family molybdenum-iron cluster-binding protein has translation MSERMVLAVPSLGEGGLDGERSGHFGHCDCFTLVDIVDGEITEVRIVENPPHEEGGCLRPVNLLASHGVSALIAAGMGARPLAGFNDVGIAVYFESETPGIGDAMKLVLAGTVETMDARHVCGGH, from the coding sequence ATGTCTGAACGCATGGTGCTCGCGGTTCCGTCCCTGGGCGAGGGCGGTCTCGATGGTGAACGCTCCGGCCACTTCGGCCACTGCGACTGCTTCACGCTCGTCGACATAGTCGACGGCGAGATCACCGAGGTGCGCATCGTCGAGAACCCACCGCATGAAGAGGGCGGGTGTCTGCGGCCGGTGAACCTGCTCGCATCACATGGCGTGAGCGCCCTGATCGCCGCGGGCATGGGCGCGCGTCCCCTCGCGGGATTCAACGACGTCGGCATCGCCGTCTACTTCGAGAGCGAGACTCCCGGCATCGGGGACGCCATGAAACTCGTGCTCGCGGGCACGGTTGAGACCATGGA